A DNA window from Ictalurus punctatus breed USDA103 chromosome 11, Coco_2.0, whole genome shotgun sequence contains the following coding sequences:
- the nav1b gene encoding neuron navigator 1 isoform X10 has translation MSARADVRPIRPRMNRTAGRFMWDESSSISSGLSDGSDNLSSEDLNASSSLNSLPTTPVGSRRNSSIMLRTDAEKRSLVESGLAWYSEDKALQKADSGAYDTGSLKTESSSKYRKSRPAEGAAQEKTPRRELKKPQSLGQPGSFKKGQTPPVGVTSPITHTSQSVLKVAAAKGDTKVVDKQKLSLKTSGLQRSRSDAGRDSVEHRKPPSGLVKPTAGSFGYRKTPTTGTATVMTAGGATISSGSATVGKTPKSSGIPTKPVPGGGSRKNSLDASNGENGFLAPNARGSIQYRSLPRPAKSSAMSLTGRAASRPVSSSIDASLLSLKPMPTLPATMPTRGKDGGSTKAGSRISSIGPVNQTDKEKERAKAKADLENISLKSETQRESCGENAEQIHRTRRTSTSKYPELSSPTTTPRMLAKSLAHPPSLAHLDKLNSNSLDSCVTIEDLPPKIPPYSKLQDLVGSRVPCRLTPSPAPVLNIDSPSCFSGQPLSLSSSPLLYPKMSGVHRSMESLSLHMSLPPSVDLGDQVEATGRTMGTWGAGTRTSVTLNDSLQTDRNTLPKQGLSRYSSSQSEVEGKERRHSHTIMSMTESESPPQLPSPTHLSQSFAGKTPPTNVVAPITSSSTTPRITRSNSIPANEGSYDLYASSPLGSSMSLADRPKSMMRSGSFREPGEDVHGSVLSLASNASSNYSSTEERMQGEQIRKLRRELEASQDKVANLTSQLSANANLVAAFEQSLTLMTARLQSLSVSSEQKQAGQDVELQDLRDTIDILKSKNTEAQVIIQGALNAPESTPKELQINRQNSSESIASMNSITSHSSLGSLKEQDAKKKKKKSWLRSSFNRAFYKKGSKSYSDIEEIATPESSTPSSPKIHHDVEKTPFSINPPTSASSSILGDSSDGTETEEKVVSELRSELWEKERKLTDIRLEALSSAHQLEQLQEAMSKMQMTVENLKAENDQLKTGVSRPPSSTSQSSGLGSLGTLSPRQSVASLSKTFSMGATESLNTDVFHSPTSTLQKDESVVRVLVRIPNQQVFNEEVKQLEFFIGMVKLSGPTDWSTLDSAICQAFKDYLSVVDPSSSLGLSQDSIYSYSLSHLKRVLGAQPPETPPVRCLSKSSTCINVALKGLKEKCVDNVVFETLIPKPMIQHYISLLLKHRRLILSGPSGTGKTYLSSRLAEYLVERSAREITPAIAVSFNMHRQTCKDLQLYLSNLANQIDRETSTSEIPLVVVLDDVHDAASISELVNGALTCKYHKCPYIIGTTNQPVKMTPNHSLHLSFRMVMFSNNVEPANGFLVRYLHRKLMEAEDPRRLTNEDLLRVLDWVPKLWYHLHTFLEKHSTSDFLIGPCFFLSCPVTVEEFRCWFIDLWNHSIIPYLQEGAKDGIKAHGQKAVWEDPVEWVRDSLPWPSAQQDQAKLFHLPPPSTGPASPSQAGDERPHKETPPSSMESDPLMAMLLKLQEAANYIESPEKEAEPKLPTL, from the exons GTGGGATGAGAGCAGCTCCATCAGCAGTGGTTTGAGTGATGGCTCTGATAATCTGAGCTCAGAGGATCTGAATGCAAGTTCCTCACTGAACTCACTACCCACTACACCAGTCGGCTCCCGACGGAACTCCTCCATAATG CTGCGTACAGATGCAGAGAAGCGCTCTCTGGTGGAAAGCGGCCTCGCTTGGTACAGCGAGGACAAGGCCTTGCAGAAAGCAGACAGTGGAGCCTATGATACCGGCAGCCTGAAGACCGAGTCCTCTAGCAAATACAGAAAGAGCagaccagcagagggcgctgcgCAGGAGAAGACCCCGAGACGAGAGCTGAAAAAGCCACAGAGCCTGGGACAGCCAGGCAGCTTCAAAAAGGGCCAGACTCCTCCAGTAGGCGTCACATCTCCCATCACACACACGTCACAGAGCGTGCTGAAAGTGGCAG cAGCTAAAGGAGACACCAAGGTTGTAGACAAGCAGAAGTTATCCCTGAAGACTTCAGGCCTGCAGCGTTCCCGCTCTGATGCAGGTCGGGACAGTGTTGAGCACCGGAAACCCCCCTCAGGCCTCGTCAAACCCACTGCAGGCAGCTTTGGCTACAGGAAAACACCGACCACTGGCACGGCCACCGTAATGACAGCAGGAGGTGCCACCATCTCCAGTGGGTCAGCCACAGTAGGCAAAACTCCTAAGTCCTCAGGCATCCCCACCAAACCTGTGCCCGGAGGAGGAAGCCGAAAGAACAGCCTGGATGCCAGCAACGGTGAGAACGGATTCCTTGCACCAAACGCCCGTGGCAGCATTCAGTACCGAAGCCTCCCTCGTCCCGCCAAGTCCAGCGCTATGAGTTTAACAGGGCGAGCTGCCTCTCGTCCTGTTAGCAGCAGCATTGATGCCAGCCTCCTTAGCCTCAAGCCCATGCCCACTTTACCTGCTACCATGCCTACCAGAGGAAAGGATGGCGGTAGCACAAAGGCAGGCAGCCGCATTAGCAGCATCGGGCCTGTTAACCAGACAGATAAGGAGAAGGAGAGGGCCAAGGCCAAAGCGGACCTGGAGAACATCTCTCTGAAGAGCGAGACCCAAAGAGAGAGCTGTGGAGAGAATGCAGAGCAGATCCACAGGACACGTAGGACCAGCACAAGCAAATACCCAGAACTGAGTTCTCCAACTACCACACCAAG AATGCTGGCCAAGTCTCTCGCTCACCCTCCGAGCCTGGCTCACCTAGACAAGCTGAACTCCAACAGCCTAGACTCGTGTGTGACTATCGAAGACCTTCCCCCAAAGATTCCTCCCTACTCCAAGCTGCAGGACCTGGTGGGCTCGCGCGTTCCCTGCCGCCTCACACCCAGCCCAGCTCCAGTGCTCAACATCGACTCACCAAGCTGCTTCTCGGGTCAGCCTCTTTCACTGAGCAGCTCCCCCCTCCTATACCCCAAGATGTCTGGTGTCCACCGCAGCATGGAGTCACTGTCTCTGCACATGAGCCTGCCACCCAGTGTGGATCTCGGGGACCAGGTGGAGGCCACAGGCAGGACTATGGGCACATGGGGGGCAGGCACTCGCACATCGGTCACCTTGAATGACAG TTTACAAACTGACAGGAACACCTTACCCAAGCAAGGATTAAG TCGCTATAGCAGTAGCCAATCAGAAGTAGAGGGGAAGGAGCGCCGCCACTCCCACACGATAATGAGCATGACCGAGTCCGAGAGCCCACCCCAACTCCCATCACCCACTCACTTGAGCCAATCCTTTGCTGGCAAAACACCACCCACCAATGTGG TGGCTCCCATTACAAGCTCAAGCACCACCCCTCGCATCACTCGCTCCAACAGTATCCCAGCCAATGAGGGCAGCTACGACCTGTATGCAAGTTCCCCACTGGGAAGCTCCATGTCGCTGGCCGACCGGCCTAAGAGCATGATGCGCTCTGGATCCTTCCGGGAGCCTGGAGAGGATG tacatgGTTCtgtcctctccctggcctccaATGCATCGTCTAACTACTCATCA ACAGAGGAGAGAATGCAGGGAGAG CAAATCCGAAAACTACGGCGTGAACTTGAAGCATCTCAAGACAAAGTGGCGAACCTGACGAGTCAGCTATCTGCTAAC GCCAACCTGGTCGCAGCTTTTGAACAGAGTCTGACGCTTATGACTGCTCGCCTGCAAAGCCTGTCTGTCAGCTCTGAGCAGAAg CAGGCAGGCCAG GACGTTGAGCTACAGGACCTGAGGGACACCATTGATATATTGAAATCCAAGAACACCGAGGCCCAGGTTATCATCCAGGGTGCACTCAACGCCCCTGAGTCCACACCCAAAG aACTACAGATTAACAGGCAGAACTCATCTGAGAGCATTGCCAGCATGAACAGTATCACCAGCCATTCCAGCTTGGGTAGCCTGAAGGAACAGGATgccaagaaaaagaagaagaaaagctgG TTGAGAAGTTCCTTTAACAGGGCTTTCTATAAGAAGGGCTCCAAGTCGTACTCGGATATTGAGGAAATTGCCACCCCAGAGTCCTCAACTCCCTCGTCCCCGAAAATCCATCACGATGTGGAAAAAACACCATTCTCTATAAATCCACCTACTTCTGCCTCCTCCTCTAT ACTGGGCGATAGCAGCGACGGCACAGAAACCGAAGAGAAGGTGGTGTCTGAGCTGCGCTCTGAACTCTGGGAAAAGGAACGCAAACTTACAGATATCCGGCTGGAGGCCCTTAGTTCTGCTCACCAGCTggagcagctacaggaagccatgAGCAAGATGCAG ATGACTGTAGAAAATCTGAAGGCAGAAAATGACCAGTTGAAAACTGGTGTCTCCAGACCTCCCAGCTCCACTTCCCAGTCGTCTGGGCTGGGCTCATTGGGCACCTTGTCACCACGGCAATCTGTGGCATCTCTTAGCAAAACCTTTAGCATGGGAGCAACTGAAAGCTTAAACACAG ATGTATTTCACAGTCCTACCTCGACCCTACAGAAGGATGAGAGCGTTGTCAGAGTGCTAGTGCGCATACCCAACCAGCAAGTCTTTAATGAG GAGGTTAAGCAACTGGAATTCTTCATTGGCATGGTCAAACTCAGTGGGCCGACTGATTGGAGCACGCTCGACTCTGCCATCTGCCAAGCTTTTAAA GACTACTTATCAGTGGTGGACCCGAGCTCCAGCCTGGGCCTGTCTCAGGACTCCATTTACAGCTACAGCCTCAGTCATCTGAAGAGAGTGCTAGGAGCTCAGCCACCCGAGACTCCACCAGTACGCTGCCTTAGCAAGAGTTCCACCTGCATTAACGTGGCTCTCAAAG GTCTGAAGGAGAAGTGCGTGGACAACGTGGTGTTTGAGACGCTCATCCCGAAGCCTATGATACAGCACTACATTAGTCTGCTGCTGAAGCACCGCCGCTTGATCCTGTCAGGGCCCAGCGGCACAGGGAAGACTTACCTCTCCTCCCGCCTCGCCGAATACCTGGTGGAGCGCAGTGCACGAGAGATCACCCCTGCCATCGCAGTCTCTTTCAACATGCACCGTCAAACTTGCAAG GATCTACAACTTTACCTGTCCaatctggccaatcagattgaCCGGGAGACTAGTACATCTGAAATCCCACTGGTTGTCGTGCTTGATGATGTACATGATGCTGCATCCATCAGTGAATTAGTTAATGGTGCtttaacatgtaaatatcacaaATG TCCATACATTATAGGGACCACAAATCAACCAGTGAAGATGACCCCCAACCACAGCCTGCACCTTAGCTTCAG GATGGTTATGTTCTCCAATAACGTGGAGCCAGCCAACGGCTTTCTAGTGCGCTACCTGCACAGGAAGCTAATGGAAGCGGAGGACCCCAGAAGATTGACAAATGAGGATCTCCTGCGGGTGCTAGATTGGGTGCCCAAGCTCTGGTACCACCTCCACACTTTCCTGGAGAAGCACAGCACCTCTGACTTCCTCATTG GGCCGTGTTTTTTCCTGTCCTGTCCAGTGACAGTTGAGGAGTTTCGCTGTTGGTTCATTGACCTGTGGAACCACTCAATCATTCCTTACCTGCAGGAGGGAGCCAAAGATGGTATCAAG GCACATGGTCAGAAGGCAGTGTGGGAGGACCCAGTGGAGTGGGTGCGGGATTCTCTCCCTTGGCCGTCTGCCCAGCAGGACCAGGCCAAGCTCTTCCATCTGCCTCCACCCAGCACGGGGCCAGCCAGCCCTAGTCAAGCTGGAGACGAACGGCCCCACAAAGAAACACCTCCCAGCTCGATGGAGTCAGACCCACTG ATGGCAATGCTGCTAAAACTGCAGGAGGCAGCCAATTATATTGAATCGCCAGAAAAAGAGGCAGAGCCTAAACTGCCCACGCTATGA